A segment of the Bdellovibrio bacteriovorus genome:
TTCTGCAGTCCCAGGGACACATGGAAGTTGCGGGCGGTCCTGAGTATCTGATCAGTCTTCTGGATAAGACCATTTCTGCTGCCAATATTTCCACACACGCGAAAATCGTGAAAGACAAAGCGACTTTGCGCCGTCTGATCGCGATCAATTCCTCGTTGATTGAAAAAGCCTATGATCAGGATTTCGTCGACGTGGAATCCTTCGTGGATCAGGCAGAATCTGAAATCTTCAAAGTGGGCGAGAACAAAACCAAAACCGGTCTTGTCGGCTCCATGGAAATCGTAAAAGCCTCCATCCAGAAGATCGAGGAGCTTTACAAAAACAAAGCCGAGATCACCGGTCTTGCCACGGGCTTCAAAAAGCTGGATGAAATGACCGCCGGTCTGCACCCTGGAGAGATGACGATCATCGCCGCTCGTCCGTCCATGGGTAAAACAGCGTTCTCTCTGAATATCGCCCAGCACGTGGCACTTCGTCTGAAAAAGACCGTGGCTTACTTCTCCCTGGAGATGGGTAAAGAATCCATGATGATGCGTATGTTGTCTGCGGAATCCAAAGTCAGCATGAGTGAGATCCGTAACGGCCGTATCCAGGATTCTGCATGGCCGAAACTGATCAACGCCGCCAGCGCGCTTTCTGAGGCCTCCATCTTCATCGATGACACGCCAGGGGTTTCACCGTTTGAGATCCGCTCCCGTGCCCGTCGTTTGAAAGCGGAACACGGCCTTGATCTGATCATGATCGAC
Coding sequences within it:
- the dnaB gene encoding replicative DNA helicase, translating into MSTRIPPQNLDAEQSILGGLMLDREALDQVGDVLMADDFYKPGHQKIYDAIKDLHAKGQPIDIITVTNVLQSQGHMEVAGGPEYLISLLDKTISAANISTHAKIVKDKATLRRLIAINSSLIEKAYDQDFVDVESFVDQAESEIFKVGENKTKTGLVGSMEIVKASIQKIEELYKNKAEITGLATGFKKLDEMTAGLHPGEMTIIAARPSMGKTAFSLNIAQHVALRLKKTVAYFSLEMGKESMMMRMLSAESKVSMSEIRNGRIQDSAWPKLINAASALSEASIFIDDTPGVSPFEIRSRARRLKAEHGLDLIMIDYLQLMSMKQKMQSREQEVAEISKSLKAIAKELQIPVIALAQLNRGVEGRTEKKPMLSDLRESGSIEQDADVIMMLYRDDYYDKENPDKQGHAEVIVGKQRNGATGPVKMRFDAQYNRFRDADPEGSPVSPLPPPQAPPPMPGGRPKNFAPGSTV